From the genome of Thermovenabulum gondwanense:
CTCGGTACGCCTTTTGGGGCGTACACTCGATTTCCAGTCGAGCGCCTTCGACCTCTCAGCCATCTCTCCGCAAAAATTTTTACTTAAATTATGAATTTCAATTTTGTTAATTAAATTATTAATTAATTTAACGTATAGGACTTACTATAAGTTTATTCTGCAATTTAATATAACCGCTATATTAGCCCTAAAAATTAAAAAATTTATATATAAAAGATTTTATCCCGAGTTATTACTAATATACATTTTAACATTTTTAATGGCGGAGAGAGTGAGATTCGAACTCACGAGACGGCTTTTAGGCCGCCTACTCGATTTCGAGTCGAGCGCCTTCGACCTCTCGGCCATCTCTCCACCCAAAATTTTTATTCCCTTTTTTTCTTGAAATACTCCTTTAATAAGAAGGAGCATTCCTCTTCCAGTATTCCGCCCAGGACCCGGGGCCGATGGTTAAAATCCCTGCAGGATAAAACGTTTAACACGCTCCCCGCGCATCCGCCCTTCGGATCATATGCGCCGAAAATTACAGAGTCAATTCTGGAAAGCACCGCCGCTCCGGAACACATGGCGCAGGGCTCTAAGGTAACGTATAAACTGCACCCTGTTAACCTCCAGCTGCCAAGCTCCCTGCAGGCTTCCCTTATGGCTATTAATTCTGCGTGGGCAGTGGCATCCTGAAGCTTTTCCCGCCCGTTTCTTCCCTTAGCGATGACCTTTCCGTCTTTTACGATCACCGCGCCGACGGGCACCTCATCCTCTTCGAAGGCTTTTTCGGCTTCCTTTAAAGCCTCCCGCATGAAGACCTGGTGAATACCATCCATCGCACTTGCCCCTAAATAAAATGGTGCGCCCGGGAGGACTCGAACCCCCGGCACGCGGTTTAGGAAACCGCTGCTCTTTCCTCCTGAGCTACGGGCGCATGTTAAAGCATTTGATGGTGCGCCTGGCAGGAGTCGAACCCACAGCCTTCTGATCCGTAGTCAGACGCTCTATCCAGTTGAGCTACAGGCGCATGTAAGTGGCGGAGAGAGAGGGATTCGAACCCTCGATACGGATTTTAGGTCCGTATAGTCGCTTAGCAGGCGACCGCCTTCGACCTTCTCGGCCATCTCTCCGCAAGTATCCTGGCAGAGGGGGAGGGATTCGAACCCCCGGCCCTTTTGGGGCACTGGTTTTCAAGACCAGCTCCTTAAACCACTCGGACACCCCTCCGCAAATTGACTATTCAAAGTATAGCATAAAAAATTCCCTTTTGTCAACACGATGGTTTTCCTCTGCTTTTATTAATTTTTGGAATTTGTAACGCAGAGTAAAAAAATTGTATTATAATATTACTTGGAAATCATTTTATTGTAAAATGGTTTTAAATTATTGCTTTTATCAAATTCTCATACCTTTATATTTTTATTTTATGAAGCTTTATTTTTTGTATTTTAATTCGCAGATGTAGATATATTTTAAAAGGCTATTTGCCTTTTTATTATTTTTTTCAAATTTTTAACCGGAGGATTTAAAATGAATTTACCTTTAAATTTATCAAATCAGATTAAAAAATTATATATCATTTCTTTTGGCGTTTTTATAGCCCAGTTAGCTTTTTCATCCATGACGCCGTTTTTGCCCGATCTTCTTTTAGATATGGGAGTTACCCAAAACATTACCACCTGGTCGGGGCTTATATATTCGGCAAACTCCCTTATGTTTGGGATAATGGCCCCTATCTGGGGAGCAATCTCGGATAGATACGGGAAAAAGCCCATGATGGCGAGGGCCGGGCTCGTTATGGGAATTATATACTTTTTAATGGCTGGTGCAAAAACCCCAACCCAGCTTTTATTTTTAAGAGCGCTGAACGGAACCTTTTCCGGCTACATCCCCGCCGCGATCACCTTTATCGCCTCCGTAAGCACACCCGATAATTTAAGCTACAACCTCG
Proteins encoded in this window:
- the tadA gene encoding tRNA adenosine(34) deaminase TadA; translated protein: MDGIHQVFMREALKEAEKAFEEDEVPVGAVIVKDGKVIAKGRNGREKLQDATAHAELIAIREACRELGSWRLTGCSLYVTLEPCAMCSGAAVLSRIDSVIFGAYDPKGGCAGSVLNVLSCRDFNHRPRVLGGILEEECSFLLKEYFKKKRE